A part of Larkinella insperata genomic DNA contains:
- a CDS encoding cytochrome c oxidase subunit I, which produces MASVETNAAGAVHVEEHDHHEELSFIRKYIFSEDHKVIAKQYMFSGVFWAIIGASLSILFRLQLGFPNMNLEWLRPILGNWIDDSGKLDKEFYLALVTMHGTIMVFFVLTAGLSGTFSNFLIPLQIGARDMASGFLNMLSYWFFFLSSVIMFGSLFIETGPASGGWVIYPPLSALPQAMSGSGLGMTLWLMSMAMFIVSQLLGGINYITTVINLRTRGMSFSKMPLTIWAFLLTAILGLISFPVLLSAALLLIFDRSMGTSFYLSEIYIGGEALPNVGGSPILFQHLFWFLGHPEVYIVLLPALGITSEIIATNSRKPIFGYRAMIASMIGIAFLAFIVWAHHMFVTGMNPFLGSIFMFLTLIIAVPSAVKAFNYITTLWRGNIVFTPAMLFSIGLVSFFISGGLTGIILGNSALDIQLHDTYFVVAHFHLVMGAASAFGFLAGVYHWFPKFFGRMMNKTLGYIHFWFTFVGIYLVFFPMHYIGIAGFPRRYYSFTSYEAFRTFGDLNMFVSIAAILTFTAQFLFLWNFFYSIFRGRKAPQNPWRSNTLEWTTPVHPGHGNWPGEIPAVYRWPYDYSKPGANDDFIPQNVPYSQTPESNLPHENALIALEKEIEAQNYNDQFKQPH; this is translated from the coding sequence ATGGCATCCGTTGAAACGAACGCAGCAGGCGCGGTTCATGTTGAAGAACATGATCACCACGAAGAGCTAAGTTTTATCAGGAAGTATATTTTCTCGGAGGACCACAAGGTAATTGCGAAGCAATACATGTTCTCAGGTGTGTTCTGGGCCATTATTGGTGCTTCGTTATCCATCTTATTCCGTTTACAGTTGGGTTTCCCCAATATGAACTTGGAATGGCTGCGTCCAATCCTTGGAAACTGGATCGACGATTCTGGTAAGCTAGACAAGGAGTTTTACCTTGCCTTGGTTACCATGCACGGTACCATCATGGTATTCTTTGTATTGACTGCCGGGTTGAGTGGTACTTTCAGTAACTTTTTGATTCCTCTACAAATCGGTGCCCGCGATATGGCATCTGGTTTCCTAAACATGCTGTCTTACTGGTTCTTCTTCTTATCCAGTGTGATCATGTTTGGATCGCTCTTTATTGAGACGGGACCGGCATCAGGCGGTTGGGTTATCTACCCACCATTGAGTGCCCTTCCACAAGCTATGTCCGGTTCAGGATTAGGCATGACGCTCTGGCTGATGAGTATGGCCATGTTCATTGTCTCGCAGCTATTGGGTGGTATTAACTACATTACGACGGTCATCAACTTACGGACCCGGGGAATGTCGTTTAGCAAGATGCCGCTTACTATCTGGGCTTTCCTGCTGACGGCTATTCTTGGTTTGATTTCATTTCCGGTGCTTTTGTCAGCGGCTCTTTTGCTGATCTTTGACCGGAGCATGGGAACCAGCTTCTATCTGTCTGAAATTTATATTGGTGGAGAAGCACTGCCTAACGTAGGGGGGAGTCCGATCCTGTTCCAGCACTTATTCTGGTTCTTGGGTCACCCGGAAGTTTACATCGTTCTGTTGCCTGCGTTAGGGATCACGTCTGAAATTATCGCGACGAATTCCCGCAAACCGATTTTTGGCTATCGTGCTATGATTGCTTCCATGATTGGTATTGCTTTCCTAGCCTTTATCGTATGGGCACACCATATGTTCGTAACGGGAATGAACCCCTTCTTAGGTTCAATCTTTATGTTCTTGACGCTGATTATTGCCGTGCCATCGGCGGTAAAAGCGTTCAACTACATTACGACGCTGTGGCGCGGTAACATTGTGTTTACGCCTGCAATGCTTTTCTCCATTGGTCTGGTATCCTTCTTTATCTCTGGTGGTCTGACTGGTATTATTCTTGGGAACAGTGCGCTGGATATTCAATTGCACGATACTTATTTCGTCGTAGCTCACTTCCACTTGGTAATGGGGGCTGCTTCAGCGTTTGGCTTCTTGGCGGGAGTTTATCACTGGTTCCCGAAATTCTTTGGGCGTATGATGAACAAGACATTGGGTTACATCCACTTCTGGTTTACGTTTGTTGGAATTTACCTGGTGTTCTTCCCCATGCATTACATCGGTATTGCTGGTTTCCCCCGGCGGTATTATTCGTTCACCTCGTATGAAGCCTTCAGGACCTTTGGCGATTTGAACATGTTCGTTAGTATCGCAGCCATCCTCACGTTTACGGCGCAGTTTTTATTCTTGTGGAATTTCTTCTATAGCATCTTCCGTGGTAGAAAAGCTCCTCAGAACCCCTGGCGCTCTAATACGCTGGAGTGGACAACCCCGGTTCATCCGGGTCATGGCAACTGGCCGGGTGAAATTCCGGCAGTTTATCGCTGGCCATATGATTACAGCAAACCGGGAGCAAACGACGACTTTATCCCGCAGAATGTTCCTTACTCTCAAACTCCAGAATCCAATTTGCCGCATGAGAATGCATTGATTGCTCTGGAAAAAGAGATTGAGGCACAGAATTACAATGACCAGTTCAAACAGCCTCACTAA
- a CDS encoding COX15/CtaA family protein encodes MTSSNSLTNKREHLFRRLALLTVITIYLVIIAGGIVRSTGSGMGCPDWPRCFGRWIPPTEASQLPSNYQQIYGAKLKGEIEFNAAKTWIEYINRLVGAFSGLLVFALLITSVSYLKNDKRVFYGSLLSFILIGLNGWLGSRVVAAELAPYLVTLHMLLAILVVFSLLYVMTVSYTGHAEVEQIAGKKSLVTGILLITMVLSVIQVLIGTQVREAIDEVIQRMGYSERHRWIDSLDYRFYVHRSFSLIILAFHLAVIYQLRKFSKGKGLLANLTNVLVVLVVVEILSGVVLAYFAVPAVAQPIHLTLAIVILGVQFTTLMLLNADRISKNQEAHLPHYSKV; translated from the coding sequence ATGACCAGTTCAAACAGCCTCACTAATAAACGTGAACACCTGTTCCGGCGCCTGGCGTTACTGACCGTTATCACCATCTATCTGGTTATTATTGCAGGTGGTATAGTCAGAAGTACGGGCTCCGGAATGGGATGTCCAGATTGGCCAAGATGCTTTGGACGGTGGATACCACCAACCGAAGCATCTCAGTTACCGTCCAACTACCAGCAGATCTACGGGGCAAAACTAAAAGGTGAGATTGAGTTCAATGCAGCTAAAACCTGGATTGAATATATCAACCGATTAGTAGGCGCTTTCTCCGGATTGCTGGTATTTGCCTTATTAATTACTTCAGTATCTTACCTAAAGAACGATAAACGGGTTTTTTATGGAAGCCTGTTGTCCTTTATATTGATCGGCCTGAATGGCTGGCTGGGGTCACGTGTTGTTGCAGCGGAATTAGCTCCGTACCTGGTTACACTTCACATGCTGCTAGCCATTCTAGTGGTTTTTTCTCTTCTCTATGTGATGACGGTTTCTTACACCGGTCATGCAGAAGTGGAACAAATAGCCGGGAAAAAATCACTGGTCACCGGGATTTTACTCATAACTATGGTTCTTTCGGTGATTCAGGTGTTGATTGGCACTCAGGTTCGTGAAGCGATTGATGAGGTAATACAACGAATGGGTTACAGTGAACGGCATCGATGGATTGATAGTTTAGATTATCGCTTTTACGTCCATCGCTCTTTTTCGCTGATTATATTAGCATTCCATTTAGCGGTTATCTACCAGTTAAGAAAGTTTTCAAAAGGCAAAGGCCTACTTGCTAACCTGACAAACGTTTTAGTGGTGTTGGTTGTGGTCGAAATTCTGTCGGGAGTGGTGTTAGCTTATTTCGCGGTTCCGGCCGTTGCACAACCGATTCATTTGACACTGGCCATTGTGATTTTAGGTGTTCAATTCACCACTTTGATGCTGTTAAATGCTGATCGAATAAGTAAGAATCAGGAGGCTCATTTGCCTCATTATTCAAAAGTATAG
- the cyoE gene encoding heme o synthase, whose product MQQTKSLGISSFALKSKAYFELLKFRLSAFVALSGMYGYSLAVSRIDWLKLGLLFVASLAMTGAANIINQIIEKDYDKLMKRTAGRPLPTERLSVQEAAVFAFGLFVIACYLFIVFFNLRACALSVLSLLLYGFVYTPLKRVGPIAVFVGALPGAFPPMIGWVAATNHYGLEPGILFAIQFFWQFPHFWAIAWVADTDYKKAGYKLLPSVGGKDLSTALQIMICTLCLLPVGWLPYELGMTGINSALVATVCGILFLAQTFYLMRKRTDKAALQIMFGSFLYLPIVQIAFLLDKL is encoded by the coding sequence ATGCAACAAACTAAAAGCCTTGGTATCAGTTCATTTGCTCTAAAAAGCAAAGCTTATTTTGAATTACTGAAGTTTCGCTTGTCAGCCTTTGTCGCCTTGTCCGGTATGTACGGATACAGTCTGGCGGTAAGCCGAATCGATTGGTTGAAGTTAGGGTTACTATTTGTCGCTTCGCTGGCAATGACAGGAGCCGCAAATATCATCAACCAAATCATCGAAAAAGATTACGACAAGCTCATGAAGCGAACCGCTGGCCGACCGCTGCCAACGGAGCGTTTAAGCGTTCAGGAAGCCGCCGTTTTTGCATTCGGGTTGTTTGTCATTGCCTGCTATTTATTCATTGTTTTCTTTAATCTGCGGGCCTGTGCGCTGTCCGTCCTTTCTTTACTTCTGTACGGGTTTGTGTACACACCCTTAAAGCGTGTCGGACCCATTGCGGTTTTTGTGGGTGCTTTACCGGGCGCTTTTCCGCCAATGATTGGTTGGGTAGCGGCAACGAACCACTATGGTCTGGAGCCCGGTATCTTATTCGCGATCCAATTTTTCTGGCAGTTCCCGCATTTTTGGGCCATCGCCTGGGTAGCTGATACCGACTACAAAAAAGCCGGTTACAAACTTTTACCATCTGTGGGAGGCAAAGATTTAAGTACGGCACTGCAGATTATGATTTGTACTTTGTGTCTGTTACCGGTTGGCTGGCTTCCTTATGAACTAGGAATGACAGGCATAAATTCAGCCCTTGTTGCTACCGTTTGCGGAATTCTATTTTTGGCTCAGACGTTCTATTTAATGAGAAAGCGGACGGACAAAGCAGCTTTACAGATTATGTTTGGATCATTCCTGTATTTGCCAATTGTTCAGATCGCCTTCTTGTTAGACAAATTATAA
- a CDS encoding cytochrome c oxidase subunit 3 translates to MSETVKIMSVAEEPEETLSMNPKKFILWLFVVSIVMLFAAMTSAYLVRRAEGNWLEFEIPSIFWYSTVVLLISSASMHWAYRAAKKDDLGVLRTAISITFAFGLAFLVMQFVGWQDLVAQNVFFVGNPAGSFMYVFTGLHAFHLVSGLIVILFALRAAFQLKIHSKNLNQIEICATYWHFLDVLWVYLFGFLLYFN, encoded by the coding sequence ATGAGCGAAACGGTTAAAATTATGTCAGTGGCAGAAGAGCCGGAAGAAACCTTGTCGATGAACCCTAAAAAGTTCATTCTCTGGCTCTTTGTTGTGAGTATTGTGATGTTGTTTGCGGCCATGACAAGTGCTTATCTTGTACGTCGGGCAGAGGGAAACTGGCTGGAGTTTGAAATACCGTCTATTTTCTGGTATAGTACGGTTGTTCTGCTCATTAGCAGTGCTTCCATGCATTGGGCTTACAGAGCGGCAAAAAAAGATGATTTGGGGGTATTGAGAACAGCAATTTCTATTACTTTTGCGTTCGGGTTGGCCTTTTTGGTCATGCAATTTGTGGGTTGGCAAGACTTGGTAGCTCAAAACGTATTTTTTGTCGGCAACCCCGCCGGATCATTCATGTACGTTTTTACGGGTCTTCATGCGTTTCACCTTGTTAGCGGTCTCATCGTAATTTTGTTTGCATTGCGGGCCGCTTTTCAGTTGAAAATCCACTCAAAAAACCTGAACCAGATTGAAATTTGTGCGACTTACTGGCATTTCCTTGATGTTCTGTGGGTCTATTTATTTGGCTTTTTACTGTATTTTAATTGA
- a CDS encoding cytochrome c oxidase subunit 3: protein MAATATTDAPVFDKKTWMGGVEPMKVSYGKLMMWFFLISDTFTFSALLVTYGLIRFSYPAYDPAVHGDFHFSNLYWPIPEKVYEAVPFLHGMELPLVFVGIMTFILIFSSVTMVLAVEAGHRMDRAAVEKYMLWTILGGITFLGSQAWEWSHFIHGTDEGTVIREIVNGQWVERTIFGANLVENQYGPPAFADLFFFITGFHGTHVLSGVVLNILIFYRTSFGLYERRGHYEMVEKVGLYWHFVDLVWVFVFTFFYLV from the coding sequence ATGGCTGCTACTGCAACAACCGACGCGCCAGTATTTGACAAGAAGACCTGGATGGGTGGAGTGGAACCGATGAAAGTGAGCTACGGCAAGCTGATGATGTGGTTCTTCCTGATTTCGGATACCTTCACTTTTTCGGCCTTATTGGTTACCTACGGGCTGATCCGCTTCAGTTATCCGGCTTATGATCCGGCTGTACACGGGGATTTTCATTTTTCTAACCTTTACTGGCCGATTCCAGAAAAGGTATATGAAGCCGTTCCTTTCCTACACGGTATGGAACTGCCCCTCGTCTTCGTTGGTATCATGACGTTTATCCTGATCTTCTCATCCGTGACAATGGTATTGGCTGTTGAAGCTGGTCACCGGATGGATCGGGCCGCAGTAGAAAAGTACATGCTTTGGACGATTTTGGGTGGTATAACTTTCCTCGGGAGCCAGGCTTGGGAGTGGTCACACTTTATTCACGGAACGGATGAAGGCACGGTTATTCGCGAGATTGTTAACGGACAATGGGTTGAGCGCACGATCTTCGGAGCTAACTTGGTTGAAAATCAATACGGCCCTCCGGCTTTTGCGGACCTATTTTTCTTCATCACTGGCTTTCACGGTACGCACGTATTGAGCGGAGTTGTATTGAACATTCTGATCTTTTACCGGACCTCTTTTGGATTGTATGAGCGACGGGGCCATTACGAAATGGTTGAGAAAGTAGGTCTGTACTGGCACTTTGTCGATTTGGTTTGGGTATTTGTCTTTACGTTCTTCTATCTGGTTTAA
- a CDS encoding cytochrome C oxidase subunit IV family protein, whose amino-acid sequence MADHSSHHHDHEHGVIAEPQTKGIWRTFIILSVLTAFEFLIAFTLHAGFLKTSIFVLMTIVKAFYIVGEFMHLKHETKSLIWAIILPCIFVVWLMLALLMEGGFIYIAR is encoded by the coding sequence ATGGCAGATCATAGCTCACATCACCACGATCACGAACACGGCGTCATTGCTGAACCGCAAACCAAAGGCATCTGGAGGACTTTTATCATTCTTTCCGTACTAACGGCTTTTGAGTTCTTGATCGCATTTACGCTGCATGCTGGTTTCTTAAAAACGTCAATCTTCGTTTTGATGACCATCGTGAAAGCGTTCTATATTGTTGGAGAATTTATGCACTTAAAGCATGAGACTAAGTCACTCATCTGGGCTATCATTCTGCCCTGTATCTTCGTAGTCTGGCTGATGCTCGCTCTGCTAATGGAGGGCGGTTTCATCTATATCGCAAGATAG
- a CDS encoding SCO family protein: MTRLLKAGILLLLLVVPAFIFLFLKVFGENQFTLQTFFPVIDAKTGKIETRPAKKTLFGDNGQDTVFYAVPPIAGTLQRNQTFSTNSIRGKVYIASFFGLSCDTTCSKIAGQLNRVQDVFTENPSVMLLSYVDKDSVTEQVLRMNEVQPDKWLIAKPDTLETTFIAEQYYRIKQRPMTGRKNETFTLYEGLVLVDTEGRIRGFYNGTDKADVDRLILETRVLLDIISK; encoded by the coding sequence ATGACGCGTCTTTTAAAGGCCGGAATCCTCCTACTCCTGTTGGTGGTTCCGGCTTTTATTTTTTTGTTTCTGAAAGTATTCGGGGAAAATCAGTTTACACTGCAAACCTTTTTCCCGGTCATTGATGCCAAGACGGGGAAAATTGAAACCCGTCCTGCCAAGAAAACTTTATTTGGGGATAATGGTCAGGATACGGTGTTCTATGCCGTGCCACCGATAGCAGGTACGCTTCAACGCAATCAAACCTTCTCCACCAACTCAATTCGGGGAAAAGTATATATCGCTTCATTTTTCGGATTGAGCTGCGACACGACCTGCTCAAAAATCGCCGGGCAGTTAAACCGCGTTCAGGACGTCTTTACTGAAAATCCTAGCGTAATGCTGCTATCCTACGTTGACAAGGATTCGGTGACTGAACAGGTGTTAAGAATGAACGAAGTGCAGCCGGATAAATGGTTGATTGCAAAGCCTGATACGTTGGAAACGACCTTTATTGCGGAACAGTATTACCGGATCAAACAGCGACCGATGACGGGCCGGAAGAACGAAACTTTTACGTTGTATGAGGGGTTGGTATTAGTAGATACGGAAGGGCGCATACGAGGTTTTTACAACGGTACGGATAAAGCGGATGTAGACCGTTTAATTCTGGAAACACGAGTTTTATTGGATATCATCTCTAAGTAG
- a CDS encoding DUF420 domain-containing protein codes for MVTLQIEQNKKYNRLINILAIAIPAVVALLLGIRQKIDLGTWTTYLPHINAIINSMTAILLLAGLYFIKQKNVSAHRTTMLLAFTLGSLFLVSYVLYHLSNESTPFGGQGMVRPVYYFLLVSHIILSVVVVWFVLRAVYFALSGQITKHKAVVRWAYPIWLYVSITGVVVYFMIAPYYQH; via the coding sequence ATGGTAACCCTGCAAATCGAACAAAACAAAAAATACAATCGATTAATCAACATACTGGCCATTGCGATTCCGGCTGTGGTGGCTTTGCTGTTGGGCATCAGACAGAAAATAGATCTAGGTACCTGGACGACGTATTTGCCGCATATTAATGCTATCATTAACTCAATGACGGCGATACTTCTGCTAGCAGGGCTTTATTTCATCAAACAAAAGAATGTCAGCGCGCACCGAACGACTATGCTGCTGGCCTTTACACTAGGTTCATTGTTTCTGGTTAGTTATGTTCTTTACCACTTGTCGAATGAGTCAACACCGTTTGGGGGACAAGGTATGGTTAGGCCGGTCTATTACTTTTTACTAGTTAGCCATATCATATTATCTGTTGTTGTTGTTTGGTTTGTACTACGTGCGGTTTATTTCGCATTGAGTGGCCAGATCACAAAACACAAAGCCGTTGTACGGTGGGCATATCCCATTTGGTTGTATGTCAGTATAACGGGGGTCGTTGTTTATTTTATGATAGCTCCTTACTATCAGCATTAA
- a CDS encoding DUF983 domain-containing protein yields the protein MYEHCPNCGLRYEIEPGYFWGAMFVSYALSGGVALVAGFLIFYALNDPDGWTYVLIICPLLVLITPVNFRLSRVLWLHYVSGISYDPEKRTEF from the coding sequence ATGTACGAGCATTGTCCTAACTGTGGATTACGGTACGAAATCGAGCCAGGTTACTTCTGGGGGGCTATGTTTGTTAGTTACGCGCTATCAGGAGGGGTCGCTCTCGTAGCGGGTTTCCTGATATTTTATGCTCTTAATGATCCCGATGGCTGGACATATGTACTAATCATTTGCCCGTTGCTTGTTTTGATTACACCGGTCAATTTTCGTCTCTCGCGCGTTCTTTGGCTCCATTACGTATCGGGTATTTCCTACGATCCCGAAAAGAGAACAGAATTTTAA
- a CDS encoding RNA polymerase sigma factor → MPVACFDYTGQFSSLARSLAPLRIGYFLRSRKENRILTDLGPAIWSGFFFEKILGFVQPDRAWLASCYCKRSLTCMIRRLLGYSTETQLIAALQRADSRAQKTLFDRYSSKMLTVCVRYVSNRYEAEEILMDGFMRIFEKIGQYKNEGSFEGWIRRIMVNESLMYLRRNKQWRSEIALEDAPVETDAVYADQNLLADDLLNLLEELPAGYKTVFNLYAIEGYSHAEIADVLGITESTSKSQLHRARAFLQRLVAQAEVKKKSISYEQSSY, encoded by the coding sequence TTGCCCGTTGCTTGTTTTGATTACACCGGTCAATTTTCGTCTCTCGCGCGTTCTTTGGCTCCATTACGTATCGGGTATTTCCTACGATCCCGAAAAGAGAACAGAATTTTAACGGACTTAGGCCCGGCCATTTGGTCGGGCTTCTTTTTTGAAAAAATTTTAGGGTTCGTGCAACCTGACCGGGCCTGGCTTGCATCTTGCTACTGTAAACGGTCATTAACCTGCATGATTCGACGCTTACTGGGGTATTCAACAGAAACACAGCTGATAGCGGCACTGCAACGGGCGGACAGCCGGGCGCAGAAGACGTTGTTTGACCGGTATTCATCCAAAATGTTGACGGTATGCGTCCGGTATGTGTCGAATCGCTATGAAGCAGAGGAAATACTGATGGACGGCTTTATGCGGATCTTTGAAAAAATAGGTCAGTACAAAAACGAAGGAAGTTTTGAAGGGTGGATTCGGCGGATTATGGTGAATGAGTCACTGATGTATCTGCGCCGAAATAAACAATGGAGGTCTGAAATCGCTTTGGAAGATGCTCCGGTTGAAACCGATGCCGTTTACGCGGATCAAAATTTACTGGCCGACGATCTGCTGAACCTGCTGGAAGAACTGCCCGCTGGCTATAAAACCGTCTTTAATTTGTATGCTATTGAAGGCTACAGCCATGCTGAAATAGCCGATGTGCTGGGCATAACAGAAAGTACATCCAAATCGCAACTGCACCGCGCCCGGGCCTTTTTACAACGTTTGGTAGCGCAGGCAGAAGTAAAAAAAAAATCGATAAGTTATGAGCAATCATCCTATTGA
- a CDS encoding outer membrane beta-barrel protein, translating into MKSVFTTILLLFGSMAWATPESFKADSLVILFGNKTRLVIHSNDKEGIRQLSNFDINKIIRDMGMKLDSARAGETFIVIDENKVQRYLQDTVLVVTQKNGEVQVTIKESEGRNYDRSSDEDDSNWSNRNRTRRRKKDTWDIGVGGNGLGLNTLVQKSATPNYPSENYQLRPLGSRYISLALSQAPTIARSQHVSFKLFYGLEVSWNNYMFENDIIVQKGNTGVEFTEAGRNLQKSKLTVCSVNLPVVPRLSFYNNSGRKLGHLGFGAYGGYRVDSYTKIKEQDGNKERQHSNFYLNDFRYGLIAHIGIARTNFFAKYDLNPLFQSGKGPDVRALSFGISL; encoded by the coding sequence ATGAAATCCGTATTCACCACCATTCTACTCTTATTCGGAAGTATGGCCTGGGCCACTCCCGAAAGCTTTAAAGCCGATTCGCTGGTTATTTTGTTTGGTAATAAAACCCGGTTGGTAATTCACTCCAACGACAAAGAGGGAATTCGGCAGTTGTCTAATTTCGACATTAACAAAATCATCCGGGACATGGGCATGAAATTGGATTCGGCCCGGGCAGGAGAGACGTTTATTGTGATTGATGAAAACAAAGTGCAGCGGTATCTACAGGATACTGTACTAGTTGTAACGCAGAAAAACGGTGAAGTGCAGGTAACCATCAAAGAATCGGAAGGTAGGAACTACGATCGCTCCAGTGATGAAGATGACTCGAATTGGTCCAATCGCAACCGTACCCGACGTCGTAAAAAAGACACGTGGGATATCGGTGTAGGAGGGAATGGATTAGGTTTAAACACCCTCGTGCAGAAAAGCGCTACGCCAAACTATCCTTCTGAAAATTATCAACTTCGACCGTTAGGTTCTCGGTACATTAGCCTGGCCTTAAGTCAGGCGCCAACCATCGCCCGTAGTCAGCACGTTTCATTCAAGCTCTTCTATGGGTTGGAAGTATCCTGGAATAATTACATGTTTGAAAACGATATAATTGTTCAAAAAGGTAACACTGGCGTTGAGTTTACCGAAGCGGGTCGTAATTTGCAAAAAAGCAAATTGACGGTATGTTCAGTCAATCTGCCGGTTGTACCAAGACTCAGTTTTTACAACAACAGTGGCCGTAAGTTAGGCCACCTAGGATTCGGGGCCTACGGTGGATACCGGGTCGACAGCTACACGAAAATAAAAGAGCAGGACGGCAACAAAGAGCGACAACATTCGAATTTTTATTTAAATGATTTCCGGTACGGCTTGATTGCTCATATAGGTATCGCCCGCACTAACTTCTTCGCCAAATACGATCTGAATCCTCTGTTTCAGAGCGGGAAGGGGCCTGACGTAAGAGCACTGAGTTTTGGCATCAGTTTATGA
- the tuf gene encoding elongation factor Tu, whose translation MAKENFDRSKPHVNIGTIGHVDHGKTTLTAAITKVLSEKGLAEKRDFSSIDNAPEERERGITINTSHVEYQTQNRHYAHVDCPGHADYVKNMVTGAAQMDGAILVVAATDGPMPQTREHILLARQVGVPQLVVFMNKVDMVDDPELLELVEMEIRELLSFYEYDGDNIPVIQGSALGGLNGDAKWVATIEDLMANVDSYIPLPPRQTDLPFLMPVEDVFSITGRGTVATGRIERGIINSGEPVEILGMGAENLKSVVTGVEMFRKILDRGEAGDNVGLLLRGIEKTDIRRGMVICKPGSVKPHAKFKAEVYVLSKEEGGRHTPFFNKYRPQFYFRTTDVTGEISLPANVEMVMPGDNITIEVQLINKIAMEKGLRFAIREGGRTVGAGQVTEILD comes from the coding sequence ATGGCTAAAGAAAATTTTGACCGTTCCAAGCCGCACGTCAATATTGGTACGATTGGTCACGTTGACCACGGTAAAACGACGCTGACTGCTGCCATCACGAAAGTGTTGTCAGAAAAAGGTCTGGCTGAAAAACGCGATTTTTCGTCAATTGACAACGCACCGGAAGAAAGAGAGCGTGGTATTACTATCAATACTTCGCACGTAGAATATCAAACACAAAACCGCCACTATGCACACGTTGACTGTCCGGGTCACGCTGACTATGTGAAAAACATGGTTACGGGTGCTGCTCAGATGGACGGTGCTATCCTGGTTGTGGCTGCTACGGACGGCCCGATGCCCCAAACTCGTGAACACATTCTGCTGGCGCGTCAGGTAGGCGTACCTCAGCTGGTTGTTTTCATGAACAAAGTGGACATGGTTGACGATCCGGAGCTTCTGGAACTCGTTGAAATGGAAATCCGCGAACTGCTGAGCTTCTACGAATACGATGGCGACAACATTCCGGTTATTCAGGGTTCTGCACTGGGTGGTCTGAATGGCGATGCTAAATGGGTTGCTACGATCGAAGACCTGATGGCCAATGTAGATAGCTACATTCCGCTGCCTCCTCGTCAGACAGATCTGCCGTTCTTGATGCCGGTGGAAGACGTATTCTCGATCACGGGTCGTGGTACGGTTGCTACGGGTCGTATCGAGCGGGGTATCATCAACTCAGGCGAGCCAGTTGAAATCCTGGGTATGGGTGCTGAAAACCTGAAATCAGTTGTAACGGGTGTTGAAATGTTCCGGAAAATTCTGGACCGTGGTGAAGCCGGTGACAACGTAGGTCTGCTGCTCCGTGGTATTGAGAAAACCGATATCCGTCGGGGTATGGTTATCTGTAAGCCCGGTTCGGTAAAACCGCACGCTAAGTTCAAAGCTGAGGTTTACGTTCTGTCAAAAGAAGAAGGAGGACGTCACACGCCGTTCTTTAACAAATACCGTCCGCAGTTCTATTTCCGTACCACGGACGTAACGGGTGAGATTTCGCTGCCAGCTAATGTTGAGATGGTGATGCCTGGTGATAACATCACCATCGAGGTACAGCTGATCAATAAGATCGCCATGGAGAAAGGTTTACGTTTCGCTATTCGCGAAGGTGGCCGGACGGTTGGTGCTGGTCAGGTAACTGAAATCCTCGACTAA
- the secE gene encoding preprotein translocase subunit SecE, with the protein MDKVSSFLKDSWEEVQHNVTWPKFSDLQASSTLVLVASLIFALLVGGIDFLFENALTLFYQSF; encoded by the coding sequence ATGGACAAGGTTTCCTCATTTCTGAAAGACTCCTGGGAGGAGGTTCAGCATAATGTTACATGGCCAAAGTTTAGTGATCTACAAGCTAGTTCTACACTGGTATTAGTAGCATCATTGATCTTTGCGTTGCTGGTAGGAGGCATCGATTTTTTGTTTGAGAACGCATTGACTCTTTTTTATCAATCGTTCTGA